A single window of Streptomyces aquilus DNA harbors:
- a CDS encoding ABC transporter ATP-binding protein gives MLLEVRDLHVEFKTRDGVAKAVNGVDYAVDAGETLAVLGESGSGKSVTAQAIMGILDMPPGRIAGGEILFQGKDLLKLKEEERRKVRGAEMAMIFQDALSSLNPVLSVGDQLGEMFVVHRGMSKKDARAKAVELMDRVRIPAAKERVKQYPHQFSGGMRQRIMIAMALALEPALIIADEPTTALDVTVQAQVMDLLAELQREYNMGLILITHDLGVVADVADRIAVMYAGRIVEQAPVHDIYKAPAHPYTRGLLDSIPRLDQKGQELYAIKGLPPNLMAIPPGCAFNPRCPMAQDVCRTDEPPLYEVSEDRTSACHFWRECLNG, from the coding sequence GTGCTCCTGGAAGTGCGTGATCTGCACGTGGAGTTCAAGACCCGGGACGGGGTCGCCAAGGCCGTCAACGGGGTCGACTACGCGGTCGACGCGGGGGAGACCCTCGCCGTGCTGGGGGAGTCCGGGTCCGGGAAGTCCGTCACCGCTCAGGCGATCATGGGCATCCTCGACATGCCGCCGGGGCGGATCGCGGGCGGTGAGATCCTCTTCCAGGGCAAGGACCTGCTGAAGCTCAAGGAGGAGGAGCGGCGGAAGGTCCGCGGCGCCGAGATGGCGATGATCTTCCAGGATGCCCTGTCGTCCCTCAACCCCGTGCTGAGCGTGGGCGATCAGCTGGGTGAGATGTTCGTGGTCCACCGCGGCATGTCGAAGAAGGACGCGCGGGCCAAGGCCGTCGAGCTGATGGACCGGGTGCGCATCCCGGCCGCGAAGGAACGCGTCAAGCAGTACCCGCACCAGTTCTCCGGCGGCATGCGCCAGCGCATCATGATCGCGATGGCGCTGGCCCTGGAGCCGGCCCTCATCATCGCCGACGAACCCACCACCGCCCTCGACGTCACCGTCCAGGCCCAGGTGATGGACCTGCTCGCGGAGTTGCAGCGCGAGTACAACATGGGGCTCATCCTCATCACCCACGATCTGGGTGTGGTGGCCGACGTGGCGGACCGGATCGCGGTGATGTACGCGGGCCGCATCGTCGAGCAGGCGCCGGTGCACGACATCTACAAGGCCCCGGCCCACCCCTACACGCGCGGTCTCCTCGACTCCATCCCCCGTCTTGATCAGAAGGGCCAGGAGCTGTACGCGATCAAGGGACTGCCGCCCAACTTGATGGCCATCCCGCCGGGTTGTGCGTTCAACCCCCGCTGCCCGATGGCCCAGGACGTGTGCAGGACGGACGAACCCCCGCTGTACGAGGTGTCGGAGGACCGTACGAGCGCCTGCCACTTCTGGAGGGAGTGCCTCAATGGTTGA
- a CDS encoding DUF6113 family protein has product MNDHGSMLAQPLKAPSAGRALLYLGLFVLGAVVGAAGSLVQSGWFPGGLLLALAGEAGLCLGGARAVGGRGGAVAPAAGWVLAVILLTASRPEGDFLFGAGAGSYLFLLGGMATAVICATLGAGRQPDGDAVRLRK; this is encoded by the coding sequence ATGAACGACCACGGATCCATGCTCGCCCAGCCCCTCAAGGCACCCTCCGCCGGACGAGCCCTCCTCTACCTGGGCCTCTTCGTGCTCGGCGCGGTCGTCGGCGCCGCCGGATCGCTCGTGCAGTCCGGCTGGTTCCCGGGCGGCCTGCTGCTCGCCCTCGCGGGCGAGGCCGGGCTCTGCCTCGGCGGTGCGCGCGCCGTCGGCGGCCGGGGCGGGGCCGTCGCACCGGCCGCCGGCTGGGTGCTCGCCGTCATCCTGCTCACCGCCAGCCGCCCCGAAGGCGACTTCCTGTTCGGCGCGGGAGCCGGCTCGTACCTCTTCCTGCTCGGCGGCATGGCTACGGCTGTGATCTGCGCCACTCTCGGCGCCGGGCGGCAACCTGACGGCGACGCCGTCCGACTTCGCAAGTGA
- the mshB gene encoding N-acetyl-1-D-myo-inositol-2-amino-2-deoxy-alpha-D-glucopyranoside deacetylase: MTEPPARRLLLVHAHPDDESINNGATMARYAAEGARVTLVTCTLGEHGEVIPPELRHLSGTALGAYRLGELTAAMRALGVEDFRLLGGEGRYHDSGMMGLADNDDPACFWQADVDEAAAHLVRVILEVRPHVVVTYDENGGYGHPDHIQAHRVAMRAADLAAEAGWTIPKIYWNRVPRTVGEQAFARLHDDLPGLPFTKEGVLDDVPGVVADERVTTEIDGTAYAAAKAAAMAAHATQITVAAPYFVLSNDLAQPLFTTEYYELVRGDRVPGDRETDLFAGTGDIS, encoded by the coding sequence ATGACGGAACCACCCGCCCGGCGCCTCCTCCTGGTGCACGCGCACCCGGACGACGAGTCGATCAACAACGGCGCGACGATGGCTCGCTATGCGGCCGAGGGTGCCCGGGTGACCCTGGTCACCTGCACGCTCGGTGAGCACGGCGAGGTCATTCCCCCGGAGCTCCGGCACCTCTCCGGCACCGCCCTGGGCGCGTACCGTCTCGGCGAGCTCACCGCCGCGATGCGCGCACTCGGCGTCGAGGACTTCCGTCTCCTCGGCGGCGAGGGCCGCTACCACGACTCCGGGATGATGGGCCTCGCCGACAACGACGACCCCGCCTGCTTCTGGCAGGCGGACGTCGACGAGGCCGCCGCGCATCTGGTGCGGGTGATCCTGGAGGTACGTCCGCACGTCGTCGTCACCTACGACGAGAACGGCGGCTACGGCCACCCCGACCACATCCAGGCGCACCGCGTCGCCATGCGCGCCGCGGACCTGGCGGCCGAAGCGGGCTGGACGATCCCCAAGATCTACTGGAACCGCGTCCCGCGCACGGTCGGCGAACAGGCCTTCGCCCGCCTCCACGACGACCTGCCCGGCCTGCCCTTCACCAAGGAGGGCGTCCTCGACGACGTCCCCGGTGTCGTGGCCGACGAGCGGGTGACGACCGAGATCGACGGCACCGCGTACGCCGCCGCCAAGGCCGCCGCGATGGCCGCGCACGCCACCCAGATCACCGTCGCCGCACCCTACTTCGTGCTCTCCAACGACCTCGCCCAGCCCCTCTTCACCACCGAGTACTACGAGTTGGTACGAGGGGACCGGGTACCCGGGGATCGGGAGACCGACCTCTTCGCCGGCACCGGGGACATCTCATGA
- a CDS encoding S9 family peptidase: protein MTTTPDSFPRRHARTQRFTLGAPRAFTVAPDGSRVVFLRSSSGTDRANSLWVLDPADGGERVAADPRALLGGATEDLSPEERARRERSREGGAGIVGYATDAAVELASFALSGRLFAAELRAGTATELHVPGPVIDPRPSPDGRLVAYVAQGALRVVGAAGEGDVALAEPESEHITYGLAEFIAAEEMGRSRGFWWSPESDRLLVARADDTPVRRWWISDPAHPERDPQHVPYPAAGTENADVRLYVVGLDGTRTEVTWDRARYPYLAHVHWSAAGAPLLLVQARDQRSQLFLAVDTESGATRMVHADEDPVWLDLFPGVPCWSPSGRLVRIADEGGARVLAVGERPLTGPQLHVRAVLDVSDDDVLVSASAGERAAAPETGEVHVYRVNELGMERVSQEPGVHSAVRSGSVTVLVSATPGRAGSVAQVLRDGKQTATITSYAEDPGMSPRVTLTEGGARRIPCAVLLPRNHQGDGRLPVLLDPYGGPHGPRVLAAHNAHLTSQWFADQGFAVVVADGRGTPGRSPAWEKAIRDDFTVSLDDQVEALQDLAERYPLDLDRVAIRGWSYGGWLAGLAVLRRPDVFHAGIAGAPVTDWRLYDTHYTERYLGDPTASPEVYARSSLVTDEGLSSPAEPHRPLMIVHGTADDNVVFAHALRLSSALLSAGRPHEVLPLSGVTHMTPQEQVAENLLLLQVDFLKRSLGLL, encoded by the coding sequence ATGACGACGACGCCCGACTCCTTCCCTCGCCGGCACGCCCGCACCCAGCGCTTCACGCTCGGCGCGCCGCGCGCGTTCACCGTGGCTCCCGACGGTTCCCGTGTCGTGTTCCTGCGCTCGTCCTCCGGTACGGACCGGGCGAACTCTCTGTGGGTGCTCGACCCGGCGGACGGCGGGGAGCGCGTGGCGGCCGACCCGCGCGCCCTGCTCGGCGGGGCCACGGAGGATCTGTCGCCCGAGGAGCGGGCGCGGCGCGAACGCAGCCGTGAGGGCGGCGCCGGGATCGTCGGCTACGCCACCGACGCGGCGGTGGAGTTGGCGTCTTTTGCCTTGTCAGGGCGGCTGTTCGCGGCGGAGCTGCGGGCCGGGACGGCGACCGAACTCCACGTCCCGGGACCGGTGATCGACCCGCGCCCCTCCCCCGACGGCCGGCTCGTCGCCTACGTCGCCCAGGGCGCCCTGCGGGTCGTCGGGGCCGCGGGCGAAGGTGACGTGGCGCTGGCCGAGCCGGAGTCGGAGCACATCACCTACGGTCTCGCCGAGTTCATCGCGGCCGAGGAGATGGGCCGGTCACGGGGGTTCTGGTGGTCGCCGGAGTCGGACCGGCTGCTGGTGGCGCGCGCGGACGACACGCCGGTGCGGCGCTGGTGGATCTCCGACCCGGCACATCCGGAACGTGATCCACAGCACGTCCCCTATCCGGCGGCGGGGACGGAGAACGCGGACGTACGGCTGTACGTCGTCGGCCTCGACGGGACGCGCACCGAGGTGACGTGGGACCGTGCCCGCTACCCGTATCTGGCGCATGTGCACTGGTCAGCGGCGGGTGCGCCGCTGTTGCTGGTCCAGGCGCGTGACCAGCGCAGTCAGCTGTTCCTGGCCGTGGACACGGAGTCCGGGGCGACCCGGATGGTGCACGCGGACGAAGATCCAGTTTGGCTTGATCTTTTCCCAGGGGTGCCCTGCTGGAGTCCGTCCGGGCGGCTCGTGCGGATCGCGGACGAGGGCGGCGCGCGGGTCCTCGCGGTGGGCGAACGCCCGCTGACCGGGCCGCAGTTGCATGTCCGTGCGGTGCTGGACGTGTCCGACGACGACGTCCTGGTCTCGGCCTCGGCCGGGGAGCGGGCGGCGGCGCCGGAGACCGGCGAGGTGCATGTGTACCGGGTCAACGAGCTCGGCATGGAGCGGGTCTCGCAGGAGCCCGGGGTGCATTCGGCGGTGCGGTCCGGGAGCGTGACCGTGCTGGTCTCGGCGACGCCGGGGCGGGCCGGGTCGGTGGCGCAGGTGCTGCGGGACGGGAAGCAGACGGCGACGATCACCTCGTACGCCGAAGATCCCGGTATGTCCCCGCGCGTGACGCTGACCGAGGGGGGCGCACGGCGTATCCCGTGCGCCGTGCTGTTGCCTCGGAACCACCAAGGGGATGGTCGTCTTCCGGTTTTGCTGGATCCCTACGGGGGACCGCACGGGCCGCGCGTCCTCGCGGCCCACAACGCGCACCTCACCAGCCAGTGGTTCGCCGACCAGGGTTTCGCGGTCGTGGTCGCGGACGGCCGGGGCACGCCGGGCCGCTCCCCCGCCTGGGAGAAGGCGATCCGCGACGACTTCACGGTGTCCCTGGACGACCAGGTGGAAGCGCTCCAGGACCTGGCGGAGCGGTACCCGCTGGACCTGGACCGGGTGGCGATCCGCGGCTGGTCGTACGGCGGCTGGCTGGCGGGGCTGGCGGTCCTGCGCCGCCCCGACGTCTTCCACGCGGGCATCGCGGGCGCCCCGGTGACGGACTGGCGGCTGTACGACACCCACTACACGGAGCGGTATCTGGGCGACCCGACGGCATCACCGGAGGTGTACGCGCGCAGCTCCCTGGTGACGGACGAGGGACTGTCCTCCCCCGCCGAGCCGCACCGCCCCCTGATGATCGTGCACGGCACGGCCGACGACAACGTGGTCTTCGCCCACGCCCTGCGCCTCTCCTCGGCCCTCCTGTCGGCGGGCCGCCCGCACGAGGTGCTCCCCCTGTCCGGCGTGACCCACATGACCCCGCAGGAACAGGTCGCGGAGAACCTGCTGCTGCTCCAGGTGGACTTCCTGAAGCGGTCGCTGGGACTGCTGTAG
- a CDS encoding ABC transporter permease, translated as MPEPQEPEGAIAGTGMGGAMDLAVSEANTLEKGPGPAGGPQGKPRSLWSDAWRDLRRNPVFIISGLVILFLVVISLWPSLIASGNPLKCDLAKAQEGSQPGHPFGFDGQGCDVYTRTVYGARTSVTVGVCATLGVAILGSVLGGLAGFFGGFWDSILSRITDVFFAIPVVLGGLVLLSVVTSNTVWPVIGFMVLLGWPQISRIARGSVITAKQNDYVQAAKALGASNSRQLLRHIAPNAVAPVIVVATIALGTYIALEATLSYLGVGLKPPTVSWGIDISAASAYIRQAPHMLLWPAGALALTVLAFIMLGDAVRDALDPKLR; from the coding sequence ATGCCTGAACCCCAGGAGCCCGAGGGTGCGATCGCCGGGACCGGCATGGGCGGTGCCATGGACCTCGCGGTGAGCGAGGCGAACACCCTGGAGAAGGGGCCCGGCCCGGCGGGCGGCCCCCAGGGCAAGCCCCGCTCGCTCTGGTCCGACGCCTGGCGCGACCTGCGCCGCAACCCCGTCTTCATCATCTCGGGCCTGGTGATCCTCTTCCTGGTCGTGATCTCCCTCTGGCCCTCGCTGATCGCCTCCGGCAACCCCCTGAAGTGCGACCTGGCCAAAGCGCAGGAGGGCTCGCAACCAGGCCATCCCTTCGGCTTCGACGGCCAGGGCTGCGACGTCTACACCCGCACGGTCTACGGCGCCCGTACGTCCGTCACGGTCGGCGTCTGCGCGACGCTCGGGGTCGCGATCCTGGGCTCGGTCCTCGGCGGCCTCGCCGGCTTCTTCGGCGGCTTCTGGGACTCGATCCTGTCCCGGATCACGGACGTGTTCTTCGCGATCCCGGTGGTCCTGGGCGGCCTGGTCCTGCTCTCGGTCGTCACCAGCAACACGGTCTGGCCGGTGATCGGCTTCATGGTGCTGCTGGGCTGGCCGCAGATCTCACGCATCGCGCGAGGCTCGGTCATCACGGCCAAACAGAACGACTACGTGCAGGCGGCGAAGGCGCTGGGCGCCTCGAACTCCCGCCAGCTGCTGCGCCACATCGCCCCCAACGCGGTGGCCCCGGTGATCGTGGTCGCGACCATCGCGCTCGGCACGTACATCGCCCTGGAGGCGACGCTCTCCTACCTCGGCGTGGGCCTCAAGCCCCCCACCGTCAGCTGGGGCATCGACATCTCCGCAGCCTCCGCCTACATCCGCCAGGCCCCCCACATGCTCCTCTGGCCCGCCGGCGCCCTGGCCCTCACGGTCCTCGCGTTCATCATGCTCGGCGACGCGGTCCGCGACGCCCTCGACCCGAAGCTGAGGTGA
- a CDS encoding ABC transporter permease — MGRYVVRRLLQMIPVFIGATLLIFLMVNVMGDPIAGLCGDRQCDPATAAQLEKEFGLDKPVWQQYLTYMGNVFTGDFGTAFNGQKVTELMSTAFPVTIRLTIVAILFEIVIGITLGVVTGLRRGKPVDTSVLMLTLVVISIPTFVTGLLLQLLLGVEWGWIKPSVSTDATFSELIVPGLVLASVSLAYVTRLTRTSIAENRRSDYVRTAVAKGLPRRRVITRHLLRNSLIPVVTFIGTDIGALMGGAIVTERIFNIHGVGYQLYQGILRQNTQTVVGFVTVLVLVFLVANLLVDLLYAVLDPRIRYA; from the coding sequence ATGGGACGCTACGTCGTCCGGCGTCTGCTCCAGATGATCCCGGTGTTCATCGGCGCCACGCTCCTCATCTTCCTCATGGTCAACGTCATGGGCGACCCCATCGCGGGCCTGTGCGGCGACCGGCAGTGCGACCCCGCCACGGCCGCGCAGCTGGAGAAGGAGTTCGGCCTCGACAAACCCGTCTGGCAGCAGTACCTGACCTACATGGGGAACGTCTTCACCGGCGACTTCGGCACCGCGTTCAACGGGCAGAAGGTCACCGAGCTGATGTCGACGGCGTTCCCCGTGACGATCCGCCTGACGATCGTCGCGATCCTGTTCGAGATCGTCATCGGCATCACGCTGGGGGTCGTCACGGGCCTGCGCCGCGGCAAGCCCGTCGACACCTCGGTGCTGATGCTGACGCTCGTCGTGATCTCGATCCCGACCTTCGTCACCGGCCTGCTGCTCCAGCTCCTGCTCGGCGTCGAGTGGGGCTGGATCAAACCGTCGGTGTCCACGGACGCCACGTTCAGCGAACTGATCGTGCCGGGCCTGGTGCTGGCGTCGGTGTCGCTGGCGTACGTGACCCGGCTGACCCGGACGTCGATCGCGGAGAACCGCCGCAGCGACTACGTGCGCACGGCGGTGGCGAAGGGCCTGCCGAGGAGACGGGTCATCACCCGCCACCTCCTGCGCAACTCCCTGATCCCCGTCGTCACCTTCATCGGCACCGACATCGGCGCCCTGATGGGCGGGGCGATCGTCACCGAGCGGATCTTCAACATCCACGGCGTCGGCTACCAGCTCTACCAGGGCATCCTGCGCCAGAACACCCAGACGGTGGTCGGCTTCGTCACCGTCCTGGTGCTGGTCTTCCTGGTCGCCAACCTGCTCGTCGACCTCCTGTACGCCGTACTCGACCCGAGGATCCGCTATGCCTGA
- a CDS encoding peptidoglycan binding domain-containing protein, with protein MSRETDSPSSGPNGRGGAAYPSGTPPYGTPMASDDGTGAGRSAAQSDERKTETTLTTRIRINIPGSRPIPPVVVRTPVADAEGTTGDTTAETPAPTAPAANGAAGNGMAAGNGMAEAPAEPAPSAEEKTSDWFAPRKSGPAKGGQGGGGTNGAGLPGGSAPAANGSGVAPGAPAGGAPGGAPGGASGGARPGAGRPGGVVGSMGVPGGSRSGSTNGAGLPGATGGPVAPGHGGGTGSFDVTEALAAGPLGGGARPGAEPRRDDLPYFSDNGGTQNGQNGQGPQSGQNGYGAQAGLPGGGHDDLNSSTGSHRFTPANDFNGPNDFGGTGGYGGPQGPAGPTGGPVTGDGPVVPPVGGPQGGPGALGGPGSAGGPGGPGGAGAPGGPAGPGGHRRAGGPGGRGGPGAPGMPNASAGLAGPGVGAPPGTGPGGPGVGPGGPGVAPHGGPQTAPGRGPGGGLSDDTAILTPQKPAPEPGTPGYGTPPDNVSGHTVTSGIPVVPSTAQNSPFGPGAATDGPLPHTPPKLPEPVAQNVPASSSKKKAKKKGRSKLTLLAVGVVVIAGGAYGVGLLMNHSDVPKGTTVLGVDIGGGTRDDAVKKLDAAFDKKVNQPLKLSVDGKTVTLQPDQAGLQFDMQATVSKAATSDYNPVSVIGSLFGGQRVIEPEMPVDEEKLTAALEDASGSSGSATDGTIKFKNGKAVAVYGKPGKGIDVAKSMAAVEQAYRTQVENGSAGAVTLPTTTKQPTISNAEVDSVMKSIAEPAMAQTVRVQTDPAHFIDFGQRSLPDILSFKAVDGKLVDYYDLNALKSAYGTTFVGVQINGASGKRDVLPEDVASALRKALRGKTSAQRIATIDTNPS; from the coding sequence TTGAGTCGTGAAACTGACAGTCCGTCCTCCGGGCCCAACGGGCGCGGCGGAGCCGCATACCCCTCGGGCACGCCGCCTTACGGGACCCCCATGGCTTCCGACGACGGTACGGGCGCGGGCCGTTCGGCCGCGCAGTCCGATGAGCGCAAGACCGAGACCACGCTGACGACCCGGATCCGGATCAACATCCCCGGGTCGCGGCCGATCCCGCCGGTCGTCGTCCGGACGCCCGTCGCGGACGCCGAGGGCACCACGGGTGACACCACGGCCGAGACCCCGGCGCCGACCGCGCCCGCCGCCAACGGCGCGGCAGGCAACGGCATGGCGGCCGGCAACGGCATGGCCGAGGCTCCCGCCGAGCCGGCTCCGTCCGCCGAGGAGAAGACCAGCGACTGGTTCGCCCCGCGCAAGTCCGGCCCCGCCAAGGGCGGTCAGGGCGGCGGCGGGACCAACGGGGCCGGTCTGCCCGGAGGTTCGGCGCCCGCGGCGAACGGTTCCGGTGTCGCGCCGGGTGCTCCGGCCGGTGGCGCTCCCGGCGGTGCTCCGGGCGGTGCTTCCGGTGGTGCGCGGCCCGGTGCCGGGCGTCCCGGTGGCGTGGTCGGCTCCATGGGCGTGCCCGGCGGCTCCCGTTCCGGCTCCACCAACGGCGCGGGCCTGCCCGGCGCGACAGGCGGCCCTGTCGCGCCCGGCCACGGCGGCGGCACGGGTTCCTTCGACGTGACCGAGGCGCTGGCCGCGGGCCCGCTGGGCGGCGGCGCACGCCCCGGCGCCGAGCCGCGCCGCGACGACCTGCCGTACTTCTCGGACAACGGCGGCACGCAGAACGGCCAGAACGGCCAGGGCCCGCAGAGTGGTCAGAACGGTTACGGAGCCCAGGCCGGACTCCCCGGCGGCGGCCACGACGACCTCAACAGCTCCACCGGCTCGCACCGCTTCACGCCCGCCAACGACTTCAACGGGCCCAACGACTTCGGCGGAACGGGCGGCTACGGCGGCCCGCAGGGCCCCGCGGGCCCGACCGGCGGCCCGGTCACCGGCGACGGCCCCGTCGTACCGCCGGTCGGCGGCCCGCAGGGCGGGCCGGGCGCGCTCGGCGGTCCCGGCAGCGCGGGTGGTCCCGGTGGTCCTGGCGGGGCCGGTGCTCCGGGCGGCCCGGCAGGCCCCGGCGGTCACCGCCGCGCGGGCGGCCCGGGCGGTCGCGGTGGCCCCGGCGCTCCCGGTATGCCCAACGCCTCCGCCGGCCTCGCCGGCCCCGGCGTCGGCGCACCCCCCGGAACCGGTCCCGGCGGACCCGGTGTCGGCCCCGGCGGCCCCGGCGTCGCCCCCCACGGCGGCCCGCAGACCGCCCCCGGTCGCGGCCCCGGTGGCGGCCTGAGTGACGACACCGCGATCCTCACCCCGCAGAAGCCGGCCCCCGAACCCGGCACCCCCGGCTACGGCACCCCGCCGGACAACGTCTCCGGGCACACCGTCACCAGCGGTATCCCGGTCGTGCCGTCCACCGCCCAGAACTCCCCGTTCGGGCCGGGCGCCGCCACCGACGGACCGCTGCCGCACACGCCTCCGAAGCTGCCCGAGCCGGTCGCGCAGAACGTGCCGGCGTCGTCGTCGAAGAAGAAGGCGAAGAAGAAGGGCCGCAGCAAGCTGACCCTGCTCGCCGTGGGCGTGGTCGTCATCGCGGGCGGCGCGTACGGCGTCGGGCTGCTGATGAACCACTCCGACGTGCCCAAGGGCACCACGGTCCTCGGCGTCGACATCGGCGGCGGCACCCGCGACGACGCGGTCAAGAAGCTCGACGCGGCCTTCGACAAGAAGGTGAACCAGCCGCTCAAGCTCTCGGTGGACGGCAAGACGGTCACGCTCCAGCCCGACCAGGCCGGCCTCCAGTTCGACATGCAGGCCACCGTCAGCAAGGCCGCGACCAGCGACTACAACCCGGTCTCGGTGATCGGCTCGCTCTTCGGCGGCCAGCGGGTGATCGAGCCGGAGATGCCGGTCGACGAGGAGAAGCTGACCGCCGCTCTGGAGGACGCCTCCGGCAGCTCCGGTTCGGCGACCGACGGCACGATCAAGTTCAAGAACGGCAAGGCCGTCGCCGTCTACGGCAAACCCGGCAAGGGCATCGACGTCGCCAAGTCCATGGCGGCGGTCGAGCAGGCGTACCGCACCCAGGTGGAGAACGGCTCGGCGGGCGCGGTCACGCTCCCGACCACGACCAAGCAGCCGACGATCTCGAACGCCGAGGTCGACTCGGTGATGAAGTCGATCGCGGAGCCCGCGATGGCCCAGACCGTCCGGGTGCAGACCGACCCGGCGCACTTCATCGACTTCGGTCAGCGGTCGTTGCCGGACATCCTGAGCTTCAAGGCGGTCGACGGCAAGCTCGTCGACTACTACGACCTCAATGCGCTCAAGTCGGCGTACGGCACCACCTTCGTCGGCGTGCAGATCAACGGCGCGAGCGGCAAGCGGGACGTCCTGCCCGAGGACGTCGCCTCGGCCCTGCGCAAGGCCCTGCGCGGCAAGACGTCGGCCCAGCGCATCGCCACCATCGACACCAACCCGAGCTAG
- a CDS encoding ABC transporter ATP-binding protein — protein sequence MVEPIIEVTGLVKHYPLTQGILFKKQVGAVKAVDGVDFTLNKGETLGIVGESGCGKSTVAKMLVNLEQPTAGSIKYKGEDITQLSGKALKSVRRNIQMVFQDPYTSLNPRMTVGDIIGEPYDIHPEVAPKGDRRRKVQDLLDVVGLNPEYINRYPHQFSGGQRQRIGIARGLALRPEVIVADEPVSALDVSVQAQVINLMDRLQNEFDLSYVFIAHDLSIVRHISDRVGVMYLGRIVEIGRDAEIYDHPTHPYTQALLSAVPVPDPEAREHRERIILTGDVPSPTNIPSGCRFRTRCWKAQERCALEVPALAVPSEFRLMSGPAAHDSACHFAEEKQVVPPEEPPDDLANGRE from the coding sequence ATGGTTGAGCCGATCATTGAAGTGACCGGACTGGTCAAGCACTACCCGTTGACCCAGGGCATCCTGTTCAAGAAGCAGGTCGGTGCGGTCAAGGCCGTCGACGGTGTGGACTTCACGCTCAACAAGGGCGAAACCCTCGGGATCGTCGGGGAGTCCGGCTGCGGCAAGTCGACTGTCGCCAAGATGCTCGTCAATCTTGAGCAGCCGACCGCCGGGTCGATCAAGTACAAGGGCGAGGACATCACCCAGCTGTCCGGCAAGGCCCTCAAGTCGGTCCGCCGCAACATCCAGATGGTGTTCCAGGACCCGTACACCTCGCTCAACCCCCGCATGACGGTCGGCGACATCATCGGCGAGCCCTACGACATCCACCCCGAGGTGGCCCCGAAGGGCGACCGCAGACGCAAGGTCCAGGACCTCCTGGACGTGGTCGGCCTCAACCCCGAGTACATCAACCGCTATCCGCACCAGTTCTCCGGCGGCCAGCGCCAACGCATCGGCATCGCCCGCGGGTTGGCCCTGCGCCCGGAGGTGATCGTCGCCGACGAACCGGTCTCGGCGCTCGACGTCTCCGTCCAGGCCCAGGTCATCAACCTGATGGACCGCCTCCAGAACGAGTTCGACCTCTCCTATGTCTTCATCGCCCACGACCTGTCGATCGTCCGCCACATCTCCGACCGCGTCGGCGTGATGTACCTGGGCCGCATCGTGGAGATCGGCAGGGACGCGGAGATCTACGACCACCCCACCCACCCCTACACCCAGGCCCTGCTCTCCGCGGTCCCGGTCCCCGACCCGGAGGCCCGCGAACACCGCGAGCGCATCATCCTCACCGGCGACGTCCCCTCCCCGACCAACATCCCCTCCGGCTGCCGCTTCCGCACCCGCTGCTGGAAGGCACAGGAGCGCTGCGCCCTGGAGGTCCCGGCCCTGGCGGTCCCGAGCGAGTTCCGCCTCATGTCCGGCCCCGCGGCCCACGACTCCGCCTGCCATTTCGCGGAGGAGAAGCAGGTGGTGCCGCCGGAGGAGCCGCCGGATGATCTTGCAAATGGCCGGGAATAA
- a CDS encoding ABC transporter ATP-binding protein, with protein MTTTAVAFDQVSKAYGEVRAVDGLTLSLQPGQTVALLGPNGAGKSTTLDLLLGLKQPDSGSVRLFGTSPREAIVAGRVGAMLQSGGLMDEVTVSELVRLACDLHPKPYRPNDVLARAGITQIADRKVNKLSGGQAQRVRFALATAGDSDLIVLDEPTTGMDVTTRQAFWATMREQADQGRTVLFATHYLEEADAVADRVLVLHRGRLLADGTAAEIKAKAGARRISFDLEGPIDPDALRELPFLAHLSVSGSTVRIQSSDADATVHAVYGLGLYPRNLEVAGLGLEQAFVAITEAEEARTS; from the coding sequence ATGACGACGACAGCGGTCGCATTCGACCAGGTGAGCAAGGCGTACGGCGAGGTCCGGGCCGTCGACGGCCTGACACTGAGCCTCCAGCCCGGACAGACCGTGGCCCTGCTGGGCCCCAACGGCGCCGGCAAGTCGACCACGCTCGACCTGCTGCTCGGGCTCAAGCAGCCGGACAGCGGCAGCGTCCGGCTCTTCGGCACCAGCCCGCGTGAGGCGATCGTCGCCGGGCGGGTCGGCGCGATGCTCCAGAGCGGCGGGCTGATGGACGAGGTGACCGTCTCCGAGCTGGTGCGGCTGGCCTGCGACCTGCACCCGAAGCCGTACCGGCCGAACGACGTCCTCGCCCGGGCCGGCATCACCCAGATCGCCGACCGCAAGGTCAACAAGCTCTCCGGCGGCCAGGCCCAGCGCGTCCGCTTCGCGCTCGCGACCGCGGGCGACAGTGACCTGATCGTCCTTGACGAGCCGACCACCGGCATGGACGTCACCACCCGCCAGGCCTTCTGGGCCACCATGCGCGAACAGGCCGACCAGGGACGGACGGTCCTGTTCGCCACCCACTACCTCGAAGAGGCCGACGCCGTCGCCGACCGCGTGCTCGTGCTGCACCGGGGCCGGCTGCTCGCCGACGGAACGGCCGCCGAGATCAAGGCGAAGGCCGGAGCCCGGCGGATCTCCTTCGACCTGGAGGGCCCGATCGACCCGGACGCGCTCCGGGAGCTCCCCTTCCTCGCCCACCTGAGCGTCTCCGGCTCCACCGTCCGCATCCAGTCCTCCGACGCCGACGCCACCGTCCACGCCGTCTACGGCCTCGGCCTCTACCCCCGCAACCTGGAGGTCGCCGGGCTCGGCCTGGAGCAGGCCTTCGTCGCCATCACCGAGGCCGAGGAGGCCCGTACGTCATGA